The DNA sequence GCGGTGGCGTCCGGCACGGCGAAGCCGAACTGCTCGTACAGTCCGTGCGCGTCGGCGGTGAACAGGACCCAGCGGAACCCGGCCCCCGGCCCGTCATCGATCATCGCGCGCATCAGCCGCTTGCCGATGCCCTGGCCCCGATGATCCGCGACGACGAACACGTCGGCGAGATAGGCGAAGGCGACGCCGTCGGATGCCGCCCGCGCGAATCCGACCAGCTCGTCCGTCCCCGCCCGGTAGGCGCCCACCACGCGCCACGCGGCGTCGAGCTGTGCGTCGACATCGGCGCGCGCACGCCAGCGCGCCCAGTAGGCCTCGGTCGACAGCCACTCCCAGACCGTGTCGCGCGGGATCCGGCGCGGGTCGTCGTCGATCTCGTATCCGTCGTGCATCCCAGCATTCTCATGCAGGCCGTGTTTCCTCGTGTGGCCGCGGAGCGGGCCGATCGGCATCCCGTGGCATGCGGGTGTGCGAGGGTGGACGCGTGAGCATCCTTCCCCCCGCGCCCGGTGAGCCGCGTCGGCCGAGCGGACCGCGGGATCCGGGGGACGCCTGGGTCGTCGCGCCCACGGGCGAGCGATACTGGGGGGTCTTCGGCGCGGCGGGGCTCATGGCGGTGGATGCCGAGCGCGGCGTGCTGCTGCAGCACCGCGTGACCTGGTCGCACTTCGGCGACACGTGGGCACTGCCCGGCGGGGCGCGGCACGAGGGGGAGTCGGCGTGCGACGGCGCGCTGCGGGAGGCGGCCGAGGAGGCAGGCGTCCCCGACGCGGCCGTGCGGCCTCGGCTGCTGAGCGTGCTCGATCTCGGCTACTGGTCGTACACGACGGTCGTGGGCGATGTGATCCGGCCGTTCGAGCCGACCATCAGCGACCCCGAGAGTCATGAGCTCGCATGGGTTTCCGCATCCGAAGTCATCGATCGTCCCCTGCATCCGGCGTTCGCGGAGTCGTGGGTGCGCCTGCAGAGCCTGCTCGCGGTCCGTCCGGCGATCGTGGTGGACGCCGCGAACGTCGTGGGTGCCGTGCCCGACGGCTGGTGGCGCGACCGTGCCGCAGCGACCGACCGGCTTCTCGACCGGATCGGGCGCCTCGCGGACGACGGGGTGGACGCGGCTCTCCTGAGTCTCCCCGAGTCCCGGTGGTACCCCGAGTGGACAGTCGTCGTCGAGGGTGAGGCGCGCGCCGCCGCGACGGCACCGGACGACGTCCGGATCGCGCGCGCGGCGGCATCCGGCGACGACGCGATCGTCGCCGAGGCCGAGCGGCTCGTATCCACCGGGCGCACCGTGATCGTCGTGACGAGCGACCGCGAGCTGGCCGGCCGTGTCGAGGCGGCCGGGGCCACGACACGCGGGGCGGGGTGGCTGCTCGACCAGTTCGACTGAGCCCGTCGCCTATCGGTCGGGCTCGAGGCCGTCGCGGCCGCGGAGCCGGTCGATGTCGCGCCGCTCGCGCTTCGTCGGCCGCCCGGCGCCCCGGTCGCGGATCGGGACGAACGCGCGCTCCTCGCGCGGCGGCGGCGGGGGAGTCCTGTCTTCGACGGCCGCCGCGGCGAGCGGAGCCCCGACTCGCTTGGAGATGGGCTCCTTCACCACGAGGATCCGGTCGAACCCCGCGATCCGCACCCTCAGTTCGTCGCCCGGCCTGACCGGTTGCGCGGCCTTCGCCCGCTCGCCGCCGATCCGCACGTGACCGGCCCGACATGCCGCGGTCGCCGCCGAGCGGGTCTTGTAGACGCGTACGGCCCAGAGCCACGCGTCCACCCGCGCCGAGGAGCTCATGCCGGCACCACCCGGGCGCGGGGGCTCGGCATCCGATTCATGGCTCTCTCCTCACCCTGACCGACGGCACCATCATCGTCGCACGGCGGATGCCTCCGCCCGCATCGGCCTGCGCCACAAGATCGGCGCGTCACCGGGGAGTTCCGCCCGGGGCGCCGCTCGTCAGGCGGTGAGGTCGAGCATCACGATCGCGCGGTCGGGTCGCGGGCGCGCGACCTCGCGGAATCCGGCGGCGAGGAACGTGGACAGCACCCCGTGGTAGAGCTCGTTCGCCGAGGCGTGCGCGACGGCGGTGTCGACGGGATAGGCCTCGACGACGCGCGCGCCGTGGTCACGCGCGAACGCGACCGCGGCGTCGATCAGCCGGGCGTTCAGCCCGATGCCGCGGTGCTCACGCCGTACGACGAAGCAGGAGATCGCCCAGACGTCCGGGTCATCCAGCGGCAGCTCGGTGTTCGCGGCGAGAGCGCGCGTGCGCGCGATGCGCACCTGGTGCACGCGGGGTCCCACCCGCACCCAGCCGGCCGCTTCGCCGCTGACCGAGGCGATGAGCGCGGGCGGGACCGACGCCACGGCCAGTTCGTTCCGCAGCAGGTCGGTGCGCTCGGCGGTTTCCAGCCGCTGGAACTGCGCGTTGGGCATCATCCACCATTGGCACTGGCAGGACCTGCCGTCTCCACCGCCGGTGAGCGCGTGCTCGGCGTCCTCGAAGCGGTCGGCGGTCGCGGGGGAGATGACGATCTCAGCCATGGGTCGACCGTAGCCCCGGCACCGGACAGGCCGCTGCTCATAACTCCTGCATCTTCGCCGCGCTGCCGTCGATGGTGCGCGGAATCACGCCGTGGGCGTGTCACGCGGTTTCGTTTTGCGGGAGTTGTGAACACGTTGGCCGGAAACCGGCGCGGTGTGTCCGCTGCGCGCACGTCGTGCGACCCGTGTGCAGGGGACGATGGGGTGTGCAGATCGCCGACTTCCCCGTTCCCGATACCCTGGCCGCGCGCGGCGCGCTCGAGATCGCCCGCAGCTACCAGTCGCCGGCCCTCACCGCGCATGCGCTCCGGTCCTGGCTCTGGGCGGAGGGATTCGCGCGGATCGACGGCATCTCCGGCATCGACCACGAACTGCTGTACGTCTCTGCCGTGCTGCACGACATCGGCACGGTCCCGGAGTTCGACAACCACACGATCTCGTACGAGCACGCGGGCGGACATGTCGCGGTCGCGCTCACGGCGGGTGCGGGCTGGCCGGCGCCGCGCCGCCGCCGCGCGCTCGAGGTGATCGTCCGGCACAACTGGCCGAGCGTCGATCCGACGATGGATGCCGAGGGCCACCTGCTCGAGATCGCCACGGGTCTGGACATCTCGGGTTCGCGGCCCGAGGTACTGCCCGAGGAGTTCCGGCGCGAGGTTCTGCGCGCGCATCCGCGCGGCACCCTCGCGGCCGAGTTCGGTGCGTGCGTGATCGACCAGGCGGCCCGCAAGCCCGACACGGCGGCGCGGCGGCTGGTCGACGCCGGGATCATCGGCAAGCTCGCCGCCAACCCGCTGGAGAGCTTCTGAACCCGCGAAAAAGGGCCGGCCTCACGGCCGACCCTTTTCGATGTGGTCGGGATGACAGGATTTGAACCTGCGACCCCTTGACCCCCAGTCAAGTGCGCTACCAAGCTGCGCCACATCCCGATGTCCGCGAGCGGACAACTCCCCTATCCTAGCCGGTCGGCGGAGCCCCCGCGAACGAGCACATCCACGCTCACCGGTCCACACGAAGACGCGAGACCGCGGTCCCCCCAGACCGCGGCCTCGCGGACCTGTCACCAGGTCGAATC is a window from the Microbacterium lacus genome containing:
- a CDS encoding GNAT family N-acetyltransferase, whose protein sequence is MHDGYEIDDDPRRIPRDTVWEWLSTEAYWARWRARADVDAQLDAAWRVVGAYRAGTDELVGFARAASDGVAFAYLADVFVVADHRGQGIGKRLMRAMIDDGPGAGFRWVLFTADAHGLYEQFGFAVPDATAMVRPPALPAIA
- a CDS encoding NUDIX domain-containing protein, whose amino-acid sequence is MSILPPAPGEPRRPSGPRDPGDAWVVAPTGERYWGVFGAAGLMAVDAERGVLLQHRVTWSHFGDTWALPGGARHEGESACDGALREAAEEAGVPDAAVRPRLLSVLDLGYWSYTTVVGDVIRPFEPTISDPESHELAWVSASEVIDRPLHPAFAESWVRLQSLLAVRPAIVVDAANVVGAVPDGWWRDRAAATDRLLDRIGRLADDGVDAALLSLPESRWYPEWTVVVEGEARAAATAPDDVRIARAAASGDDAIVAEAERLVSTGRTVIVVTSDRELAGRVEAAGATTRGAGWLLDQFD
- a CDS encoding RNA-binding S4 domain-containing protein; this encodes MSSSARVDAWLWAVRVYKTRSAATAACRAGHVRIGGERAKAAQPVRPGDELRVRIAGFDRILVVKEPISKRVGAPLAAAAVEDRTPPPPPREERAFVPIRDRGAGRPTKRERRDIDRLRGRDGLEPDR
- a CDS encoding GNAT family N-acetyltransferase; amino-acid sequence: MAEIVISPATADRFEDAEHALTGGGDGRSCQCQWWMMPNAQFQRLETAERTDLLRNELAVASVPPALIASVSGEAAGWVRVGPRVHQVRIARTRALAANTELPLDDPDVWAISCFVVRREHRGIGLNARLIDAAVAFARDHGARVVEAYPVDTAVAHASANELYHGVLSTFLAAGFREVARPRPDRAIVMLDLTA
- a CDS encoding HD domain-containing protein, producing the protein MQIADFPVPDTLAARGALEIARSYQSPALTAHALRSWLWAEGFARIDGISGIDHELLYVSAVLHDIGTVPEFDNHTISYEHAGGHVAVALTAGAGWPAPRRRRALEVIVRHNWPSVDPTMDAEGHLLEIATGLDISGSRPEVLPEEFRREVLRAHPRGTLAAEFGACVIDQAARKPDTAARRLVDAGIIGKLAANPLESF